A single region of the Dunckerocampus dactyliophorus isolate RoL2022-P2 chromosome 3, RoL_Ddac_1.1, whole genome shotgun sequence genome encodes:
- the LOC129178313 gene encoding F-box/LRR-repeat protein 3-like — translation MKRVLQGTQQEDGGGTSGVTLKRSRKQKMDTDLEDKVVHWEGLPQEILLHIFQYLPLLDRAYASQVCRGWNLAFHMPELWRCFEFELNQPASSYLKATHPDLIKQIIKRHADHLQYVSFKVDSSRESAEAACDILSQLVNCSLKTLGLISTARPSFMELPKSHFISALTVVFVNSKSLSSLKIDDTPVDDPSLKVLVANNSDTLKLLKMSSCPHVSPAGILCVADQCHGLRELALNYHLLSDELLIALSSEKHVHLEHLRIDVVSENPGQQFHTIKKSSWDAMVRHSPKFNLVMYFFLYEDEFSPFFRDEIPVTHLYFGRSVSKDVLGRVGLTCPRLVELVVCANGLRPLDEELIRIAQRCTQLSAIGLGECEVSCSAFVEFVKMCGDRLTQLSIMEEVLVPDHRYGLDDIHWEVSKHLGRVWFPDMMPTW, via the exons ATGAAACGAGTTCTCCAAGGGACTCAGCAGGAGGATGGGGGTGGTACCAGCGGTGTGACTCTCAAACGGTCACGCAAACAGAAGATGGACACAGATCTTGAAGACAAGGTGGTCCATTGGGAAGGTCTTCCACAGGAGATACTTCTCCACATCTTCCAGTACCTGCCTCTGTTGGATAGAGCTTATGCTTCCCAG GTGTGTCGGGGCTGGAACCTCGCATTTCATATGCCCGAACTGTGGCGATGCTTTGAGTTTGAGTTGAACCAGCCAGCCAGCTCGTACCTGAAGGCCACACACCCTGACCTCATTAAACAAATCATCAAAAGGCACGCCGACCACCTCCAGTATGTCAGCTTCAAG GTGGACAGCAGCAGAGAGTCCGCAGAAGCAGCATGTGACATCCTCTCTCAGCTTGTGAATTGTTCTCTTAAAACTTTGGGCCTCATCTCCACAGCTCGGCCCAGCTTCATGGAGCTGCCAAAG TCTCACTTCATCTCAGCGCTGACGGTGGTTTTTGTGAACTCTAAATCGTTGTCCTCCCTGAAGATTGATGACACGCCTGTAGACGATCCCTCCCTCAAAGTCCTCGTGGCCAATAACAGTGACACGCTCAAACTGCTGAAAATGAGCAGTTGTCCCCACGTGTCACCTGCAG GCATCCTTTGTGTGGCTGATCAGTGCCATGGCCTGAGAGAATTGGCTCTCAACTATCATTTGCTGAGTGATGAACTCCTCATAGCCCTGTCCTCTGAGAAGCATGTTCACCTGGAGCACCTGCGCATTGACGTGGTGAGTGAGAATCCAGGCCAGCAGTTCCACACCATCAAGAAGAGCAGCTGGGATGCCATGGTGCGCCACTCCcctaaatttaatttggttATGTACTTCTTCCTCTACGAGGATGAGTTCAGCCCCTTCTTCCGTGATGAGATCCCAGTCACACATCTGTATTTTGGCCGGTCAGTCAGCAAAGACGTGCTGGGCCGTGTCGGGCTCACGTGCCCTCGCCTGGTTGAGTTGGTGGTTTGTGCTAATGGGCTACGGCCGCTAGATGAAGAGCTGATCCGCATAGCCCAGCGCTGCACTCAGCTGTCAGCCATCGGCTTGGGAGAGTGTGAAGTGTCATGTAGCGCCTTTGTGGAGTTTGTCAAGATGTGTGGAGACAGACTGACGCAATTGTCAATCATGGAAGAGGTGCTGGTTCCAGATCACCGCTATGGGCTTGATGATATCCACTGGGAGGTGTCCAAGCATTTGGGCCGCGTCTGGTTCCCTGACATGATGCCTACCTGGTGA
- the tgfbrap1 gene encoding transforming growth factor-beta receptor-associated protein 1 homolog isoform X1, with protein MSDALAKMSIKAFELIPAVERDLLMGDKARIKIECIECCGKHLYVGTNDCFIHHFLLDEVTSAKGKLTYSAQKLLHKYLGLKKPVAELRAASALERLIVLCDGIVFLVDMVTLETVPSAAGGGAKIRGVTAFCINENPVNGDPFCVEMGVLSLKRRTVQIYMVYEDRVQLLKEVTTPEQPCAVCLDGYFLCLALATQYMILNYNTGAAQDLFPYNSEERRPIVKRIGREEFLLAAPGGLGMFANAEGASQRAPVNWSESVIGTAVCFPYVVALDESFITIHSMLDQQLKQTLSFRDGHILQDFEGKVILASTKAVYILVPLPLERQIQDLLASHRVEEALILTEGAQRNIPKEKFLSLHKRILQQAGFIQFGQLQFIEAKEHFRKGQLDVRELISLYPLLLPASSSFTRCHPPLHEFADLNHLAQGNQEKVLECKKFLISYLGEVRSTEVANGCREDVDTALLKLYAEQDHESLLDLLASDNACLLADCVPWLEKYHKYFALGLLYHSNGQDPAALQMWIRVADGDLQDSTRPDLFEYIVDFLCSTSNQDLVWKYANWALHKDPTIAVHIFSKRSAETAKSDLKPDDVITYLGKHRVALLLYLEHLVLERHIQKEKYHTHLAVLYMDRVLSLLSESPTNQEQLSKPREQLQALLRESSLYRAQYLLGKMENCEQLLLERALLHGKLEEHNEALHILVHKLRDFSSAEAYCIWASSYQDSAYRQQLFHLLLGMYLDKNAAVESQTATCEDSGALEMAAVDLLNRHGEVFDAVRVLRTLPDNWSLQLLRPFLGRTIRANMHASRTSQIALGLAHSEHLQLLHDKLKETKKPITVSAKKGCHLCHNTFSEPDVVCLPGGVPVHAHCVAQRVKDSPTKKQLTNRNNHT; from the exons ATGAGCG ATGCCTTGGCCAAGATGAGCATCAAGGCCTTTGAGCTCATCCCAGCTGTGGAGCGGGACCTCCTCATGGGTGATAAGGCTCGCATCAAAATCGAATGTATAGAATGTTGTGGAAAGCACTTATATGTGGGAACCAATGACTGTTTCATCCACCACTTCCTGCTGGATGAGGTCACTTCTGCCAAAGGGAAGCTGACGTACTCGGCTCAGAAACTGCTGCACAAATACCTGGGCCTTAAGAAGCCAGTGGCTGAGCTGCGGGCCGCCTCTGCTTTGGAGCGTCTGATTGTGCTTTGCGATGGCATAGTGTTTCTTGTAGACATGGTAACACTGGAAACTGTGCCGTCAGCAGCTGGAGGTGGAGCCAAGATTAGAGGTGTGACGGCCTTTTGCATTAATGAGAACCCGGTGAACGGTgatccattctgtgtggaaatgGGTGTCCTTTCCTTGAAGCGTAGGACGGTTCAGATTTACATGGTTTATGAAGACAGAGTGCAGCTGCTCAAAGAGGTGACCACGCCGGAGCAGCCCTGCGCTGTCTGTCTCGATGGTTACTTCCTGTGCCTGGCGTTGGCTACGCAGTACATGATCCTGAACTACAACACGGGAGCTGCCCAAGATCTCTTCCCTTACAACAGTGAGGAAAGGAGACCCATTGTAAAGAGGATTGGCAGGGAGGAGTTCCTCTTGGCGGCACCAGGTGGTCTTG GAATGTTTGCCAATGCAGAAGGGGCTTCTCAACGGGCCCCTGTCAACTGGTCCGAGAGCGTCATTGGCACAGCTGTGTGCTTCCCATATGTGGTGGCCTTAGATGAGAGCTTCATCACCATCCACAGCATGTTGGACCAACAGTTAAAACAGACACTTTCATTCAGGGATGGACACATTCTACAAGACTTTGAAG ggAAGGTCATTCTGGCATCCACTAAAGCTGTGTACATTCTGGTACCCTTGCCACTGGAGAGACAGATCCAGGATTTGCTGGCCAGCCACAGAGTGGAGGAGGCACTCATACTTACAGAAGGAGCACAAAGAAATATTCCCAAAGAAAAATTCCTG AGCTTGCACAAAAGAATTCTGCAGCAGGCAGGCTTCATACAGTTTGGCCAACTTCAATTTATCGAAGCAAAAGAACACTTCAG GAAAGGTCAGCTGGATGTGCGGGAGCTGATTTCTCTCTACCCACTGCTACTGCCAGCTTCTTCTTCATTCACACGCTGCCACCCTCCTCTCCACGAGTTTGCAGATCTCAATCACTTGGCACAGGGAAACCAGGAAAAAGTGTTGGAATGCAAGAAATTCCTTATCAGTTATTTGGGAGAG GTCCGAAGCACAGAGGTAGCTAATGGTTGCAGAGAGGACGTGGACACTGCACTGTTGAAACTGTATGCTGAACAAGATCATGAGAGTCTTCTAGACCTGCTAGCGTCAGACAATGCCTGCTTGTTAGCAGACTGTGTCCCGTGGTTGGAAAAATATCACAA ATATTTTGCACTTGGGCTGCTCTACCATTCTAATGGTCAGGATCCAGCAGCTCTTCAG ATGTGGATTCGTGTAGCTGACGGGGATCTACAGGATTCTACAAGACCTGATCTCTTTGAGTACATTGTGGACTTTCTTTGTTCCACTTCCAATCAGGACCTTGTATGGAAGTACGCAAATTGGGCCCTACACAAGGATCCCACT aTAGCTGTCCACATCTTTTCCAAGAGGTCTGCTGAGACAGCCAAGTCAGATCTGAAGCCTGATGACGTCATCACATACTTGGGAAAGCACAGGGTCGCTCTTCTTCTCTACTTGGAGCACCTGGTGCTTGAAAGGCATATACAG AAGGAGAAATATCACACACATCTGGCAGTCTTATACATGGACAGGGTCTTATCTTTACTGTCAGAGTCTCCAACCAATCAAGAGCAGCTGAGCAAACCCAGAGAGCAACTCCAGGCTCTACTCAGGGAGTCAAGCCTGTACAGAGCTCAGTATCTTTTAG GTAAGATGGAAAACTGTGAGCAACTGCTGCTAGAGCGTGCATTGCTACACGGAAAACTGGAGGAGCATAATGAAGCACTACACATTTTGGTGCACAAGCTGAGAGACTTCTCCTCTGCAGAGGCCTATTGTATTTGGGCTTCTTCTTACCAGGATTCTGCTTACCGACAGCAGCTGTTTCACCTTCTCCTGGGAATGTATCTTGACAAAAATGCAGCAGTGGAATCCCAAACAGCAACGTGTGAAGACAGTGGAGCTCTAGAAATGGCAGCGGTGGACCTCCTGAATCGTCACGGAGAGGTGTTTGATGCGGTGCGTGTACTGAGGACACTGCCGGATAACTGGTCGTTGCAGCTGTTGCGGCCCTTTCTGGGTCGAACCATCAGGGCTAATATGCATGCCTCCCGCACGTCTCAGATCGCTCTCGGGCTCGCCCACTCTGAACACCTTCAACTACTGCATGACAAG CTCAAAGAAACAAAGAAGCCAATCACTGTGTCAGCAAAGAAGGGATGCCACTTATGCCACAACACCTTCAGTGAGCCGGACGTAGTGTGTCTGCCGGGCGGTGTGCCTGTCCACGCTCACTGTGTCGCCCAGAGAGTAAAAGACTCCCCTACAAAGAAACAGTTGACTAACCGCAACAATCATACGTGA
- the tgfbrap1 gene encoding transforming growth factor-beta receptor-associated protein 1 homolog isoform X2, whose product MSIKAFELIPAVERDLLMGDKARIKIECIECCGKHLYVGTNDCFIHHFLLDEVTSAKGKLTYSAQKLLHKYLGLKKPVAELRAASALERLIVLCDGIVFLVDMVTLETVPSAAGGGAKIRGVTAFCINENPVNGDPFCVEMGVLSLKRRTVQIYMVYEDRVQLLKEVTTPEQPCAVCLDGYFLCLALATQYMILNYNTGAAQDLFPYNSEERRPIVKRIGREEFLLAAPGGLGMFANAEGASQRAPVNWSESVIGTAVCFPYVVALDESFITIHSMLDQQLKQTLSFRDGHILQDFEGKVILASTKAVYILVPLPLERQIQDLLASHRVEEALILTEGAQRNIPKEKFLSLHKRILQQAGFIQFGQLQFIEAKEHFRKGQLDVRELISLYPLLLPASSSFTRCHPPLHEFADLNHLAQGNQEKVLECKKFLISYLGEVRSTEVANGCREDVDTALLKLYAEQDHESLLDLLASDNACLLADCVPWLEKYHKYFALGLLYHSNGQDPAALQMWIRVADGDLQDSTRPDLFEYIVDFLCSTSNQDLVWKYANWALHKDPTIAVHIFSKRSAETAKSDLKPDDVITYLGKHRVALLLYLEHLVLERHIQKEKYHTHLAVLYMDRVLSLLSESPTNQEQLSKPREQLQALLRESSLYRAQYLLGKMENCEQLLLERALLHGKLEEHNEALHILVHKLRDFSSAEAYCIWASSYQDSAYRQQLFHLLLGMYLDKNAAVESQTATCEDSGALEMAAVDLLNRHGEVFDAVRVLRTLPDNWSLQLLRPFLGRTIRANMHASRTSQIALGLAHSEHLQLLHDKLKETKKPITVSAKKGCHLCHNTFSEPDVVCLPGGVPVHAHCVAQRVKDSPTKKQLTNRNNHT is encoded by the exons ATGAGCATCAAGGCCTTTGAGCTCATCCCAGCTGTGGAGCGGGACCTCCTCATGGGTGATAAGGCTCGCATCAAAATCGAATGTATAGAATGTTGTGGAAAGCACTTATATGTGGGAACCAATGACTGTTTCATCCACCACTTCCTGCTGGATGAGGTCACTTCTGCCAAAGGGAAGCTGACGTACTCGGCTCAGAAACTGCTGCACAAATACCTGGGCCTTAAGAAGCCAGTGGCTGAGCTGCGGGCCGCCTCTGCTTTGGAGCGTCTGATTGTGCTTTGCGATGGCATAGTGTTTCTTGTAGACATGGTAACACTGGAAACTGTGCCGTCAGCAGCTGGAGGTGGAGCCAAGATTAGAGGTGTGACGGCCTTTTGCATTAATGAGAACCCGGTGAACGGTgatccattctgtgtggaaatgGGTGTCCTTTCCTTGAAGCGTAGGACGGTTCAGATTTACATGGTTTATGAAGACAGAGTGCAGCTGCTCAAAGAGGTGACCACGCCGGAGCAGCCCTGCGCTGTCTGTCTCGATGGTTACTTCCTGTGCCTGGCGTTGGCTACGCAGTACATGATCCTGAACTACAACACGGGAGCTGCCCAAGATCTCTTCCCTTACAACAGTGAGGAAAGGAGACCCATTGTAAAGAGGATTGGCAGGGAGGAGTTCCTCTTGGCGGCACCAGGTGGTCTTG GAATGTTTGCCAATGCAGAAGGGGCTTCTCAACGGGCCCCTGTCAACTGGTCCGAGAGCGTCATTGGCACAGCTGTGTGCTTCCCATATGTGGTGGCCTTAGATGAGAGCTTCATCACCATCCACAGCATGTTGGACCAACAGTTAAAACAGACACTTTCATTCAGGGATGGACACATTCTACAAGACTTTGAAG ggAAGGTCATTCTGGCATCCACTAAAGCTGTGTACATTCTGGTACCCTTGCCACTGGAGAGACAGATCCAGGATTTGCTGGCCAGCCACAGAGTGGAGGAGGCACTCATACTTACAGAAGGAGCACAAAGAAATATTCCCAAAGAAAAATTCCTG AGCTTGCACAAAAGAATTCTGCAGCAGGCAGGCTTCATACAGTTTGGCCAACTTCAATTTATCGAAGCAAAAGAACACTTCAG GAAAGGTCAGCTGGATGTGCGGGAGCTGATTTCTCTCTACCCACTGCTACTGCCAGCTTCTTCTTCATTCACACGCTGCCACCCTCCTCTCCACGAGTTTGCAGATCTCAATCACTTGGCACAGGGAAACCAGGAAAAAGTGTTGGAATGCAAGAAATTCCTTATCAGTTATTTGGGAGAG GTCCGAAGCACAGAGGTAGCTAATGGTTGCAGAGAGGACGTGGACACTGCACTGTTGAAACTGTATGCTGAACAAGATCATGAGAGTCTTCTAGACCTGCTAGCGTCAGACAATGCCTGCTTGTTAGCAGACTGTGTCCCGTGGTTGGAAAAATATCACAA ATATTTTGCACTTGGGCTGCTCTACCATTCTAATGGTCAGGATCCAGCAGCTCTTCAG ATGTGGATTCGTGTAGCTGACGGGGATCTACAGGATTCTACAAGACCTGATCTCTTTGAGTACATTGTGGACTTTCTTTGTTCCACTTCCAATCAGGACCTTGTATGGAAGTACGCAAATTGGGCCCTACACAAGGATCCCACT aTAGCTGTCCACATCTTTTCCAAGAGGTCTGCTGAGACAGCCAAGTCAGATCTGAAGCCTGATGACGTCATCACATACTTGGGAAAGCACAGGGTCGCTCTTCTTCTCTACTTGGAGCACCTGGTGCTTGAAAGGCATATACAG AAGGAGAAATATCACACACATCTGGCAGTCTTATACATGGACAGGGTCTTATCTTTACTGTCAGAGTCTCCAACCAATCAAGAGCAGCTGAGCAAACCCAGAGAGCAACTCCAGGCTCTACTCAGGGAGTCAAGCCTGTACAGAGCTCAGTATCTTTTAG GTAAGATGGAAAACTGTGAGCAACTGCTGCTAGAGCGTGCATTGCTACACGGAAAACTGGAGGAGCATAATGAAGCACTACACATTTTGGTGCACAAGCTGAGAGACTTCTCCTCTGCAGAGGCCTATTGTATTTGGGCTTCTTCTTACCAGGATTCTGCTTACCGACAGCAGCTGTTTCACCTTCTCCTGGGAATGTATCTTGACAAAAATGCAGCAGTGGAATCCCAAACAGCAACGTGTGAAGACAGTGGAGCTCTAGAAATGGCAGCGGTGGACCTCCTGAATCGTCACGGAGAGGTGTTTGATGCGGTGCGTGTACTGAGGACACTGCCGGATAACTGGTCGTTGCAGCTGTTGCGGCCCTTTCTGGGTCGAACCATCAGGGCTAATATGCATGCCTCCCGCACGTCTCAGATCGCTCTCGGGCTCGCCCACTCTGAACACCTTCAACTACTGCATGACAAG CTCAAAGAAACAAAGAAGCCAATCACTGTGTCAGCAAAGAAGGGATGCCACTTATGCCACAACACCTTCAGTGAGCCGGACGTAGTGTGTCTGCCGGGCGGTGTGCCTGTCCACGCTCACTGTGTCGCCCAGAGAGTAAAAGACTCCCCTACAAAGAAACAGTTGACTAACCGCAACAATCATACGTGA